The genomic window AGACATGGCTAAAAGATAAAGATTCCACACCAGGAAGCTGGGAATCAGAGGAGATAGTCAACTGTATTAACATGAGCAGGAAAGTGATGTTTATCGTGAGCGAGAGTTTTCTAGACATTGGATGGTCCTCCTTTGCTGTTCAAATGGCCATAACCCATGCATTTCATAATCATCGTCAGGGATCTATAGTGGTTATCATTAAAGATGAACTTCCTCTCGATAAACTTCCAAAcgaaatcaaaaacattttgtgGTGTATCGAGCATTGCAGATGGCCGGAGGATGAAACAAATGACGAAATAATACTGTCAAAATTGTGTAATGTTCTTAAAATATCTAATATTATAGAATagaattttttaccaaaataatgTTGTCTGAATatattttgtctatatattttttttaattttgtacttTTGCTGCTACACGCAAGCATCGTTTCtcattttgattcaaaactTTTATCAAACCAAGATTTATGGATTAGCTACGAACTTTGCTTTTAAGCGTAAAATTCATGGCTTATCATTTGTTGTTGATTAAACTAATTACTCTTTTATCTCACAGTATAATTAAATGATGGATATATTTGCCACTTTGAAGGTtgaacatattacatgtactttattttgTTCTTCATTTAAGATGAAGATAATTGTTTATGTGAcatactatttttaaaatgaaaataaaagttaatctTTTCTTATTTACGAAGTAGTAACTAATGGAAAAATCGCTGTCTCAGAAATTTCCTAAATCAATCATTCCAGGGATTATtcgtttttatcattttgtatcaaaaGGCTGGGTAGAAGGATTGAGGTCGTTTACTCAGTTATGCagtctaaataaaaaaaaaatatataacgtaatttaaaaaaccatacggtatacagggttatttttgcccttttacacttgcaaaGGCTTCGCTCAGTCCTGATTTCGCCAAGATACAGCTAtgtaaaaaagatataaattgagaCATTGCAATTCGcctagtcttaaattcgccctgTCAAATCTAAAGCAAACTAGCGTGGCGCGGCGCCATGCCCCATTTTATCAGCGCCATGCCcctttattaataaataaatgtgatgcctttttattgaaagtgaatttaattcaaaaccaGCATTGCCCTAGCCTCTGTTTTGATTGCAAAGTTAAACCAACACTCGTTGGACTTCACAAACGGCTGACCTGAGACAATATTCGATACAAATAAATTAGAGAGGCCCAAGCTGAGGGGGTATACACAGCTGTCCTGTATAAATGGGTGATTTGACACCTAATTACTGgtacaataatttgataaataacaactgAATATCTCCTTGAAATAAGTAGGCTAATTGTACAAGCTAGCTTATCATTGAGACATCGTAAGgttatctaaaaatagaattaacacaaaagaatatattttatggagataatttgaaattttaacactgaGGCACCTAAAACCATGTTTTGACTAATGAaacattgtaataaaaatgtagATGTGAagttttcttattcttttttaagcTTTTAAACAATCGTCAGATTAAccagaattttctctgtttcccAAAAAAACGTAACTCTTCTTCTTGAAGGATGCAGAAACTTAATTCACAATAAAAGATTGTAATGAAGATTTTAatgcaaattgatttttaaaaagcttaaaacaacaatttaaatatCCAAATTTCTGTGGTAAAAAGGGTTTAATGATTTTGCCATCAGTTGTCTACACATTCACTTAactgagaagtggacaggcatagcctacaccCATGcaatgcctgtccacttctcaaaagatatatataatattgtctACATTATACATGTCCTATGATTCATTACTGGATACAGATGTGTTTAAGTTCACATATTACataaagcttaaattaaataaacaatttttaatgcattatactTTTAAACTAGTCATACCAATGCCATGACTGTTGTAagggataaaaataaatgtaaatcaatttaagaaagaacaaaaaagattgaaaataaaatattgaataagacTTATGTGAATGCAAAAGCAAATCATTTATTGTTCAATTATCTTGTTTTATTACAGATCTCGAGGACACACTTGATTACAATGcaaaattttccttttaataCGCTTGTTTCAAGGATTAATGGTTTATAATATTACCGTTGAAAAAGGTGCCCCTTTCAAGGTTTTATAATATTAACCGCGGAGAAAGGTGCCCTTTTTACCATTATTTAACATGCCCTTTTCAAATCTTAGATCTAACACTAAGTATGATTATATGTTGTTATCGTAAACTTGGTTTTcgttaaatacaaaattgaaaaaaaaaaaatttgaagcatACCTTCTATGTATACACAGTGttaaaaatctttctcataaAACAGTGACGATCTTACGACCAGACTACTGCTTAAAAAAGACAATCTTATTAATAAACTGAATCAAATGATTAGTATTATGGTGGCATAtatctgccccttgtgtgcaagttatttttccatcatctatgtcgacatgcaagataaacatgttgacatgcaagataattatgtcaacatgcgacataactatgttgacatgcaagaaaattgcaatcagataagaattatacaaaatctcaatAATTCTCAAATATCACCCacttgtgacatccaagatgctagatgctacctttttatgtcgacatgcaacttatttatgttaacatgcaagataaatatgctgacatgcaacttatatatgtcaacatgcaacttatttatgtcaacatgcaacttattaatgtcaacatgcaacttacttatgttgacatgcgagatgaatatgttgacatgcaacttagttatgttagcatgggagataaatatgttgacatgcaacttacaagttgtatgtcaacatactTAGTCGCATGTttacataactaagttgcatgtcgacataaattagttgcatgtcgacataaagaagttgcatgttaacataactaagttgcatgtcgacataaagacgttgcatgttaacataaataagttgcatgttgacatcaataggtagcgtatctagcatcttgaatgtcacatgttggcgatatttgagattttttataactcttatttgattgcagttttcttgcatgtcaacatagttatgttgcatgttgacataactatcttgcatgtcaacatatttatcttgcatgtccacataattaatagaaaaataacttgcacacagggggcagagatatgccaccatatagTATACCTCTACTATACATTATCGTAGAGGATCGGATAGATTGTGTGTACGTCTAGTCTAAATTGGGTAATATAGATAATCATGAAGACTGGACGGGGATATCTATTTTCTGTTTAGTTATAATGCATACACATTTTGTTTTTGCAATTCTAAACGAAAGAATTAAGTTACTCAGTAACTGGccttaaattaaataaaattggaGAGTGTATGgctaacattttctttttaaaattattatggcaattacattttttttttggttagtAATCAAAAGTGTGCTCTCGATAactaaacaaaatcaaaaccatttagattttatagtttatactgccattatatacaaatattcgcatgttttattaacattttacgTTGGTGTTTATTATCTAGATTTGGATTTACATGATGTAATGAGCATTATGAAGCAAAGGAAACAATTTGTCTgtcaaattttgatttgtaaGTAAACGAACAATATctatcatacaatattttttttatcaaaaagtatcatattaaactagatatttttgaagaaaaatattgatcAAATCTATTTTGTTATTTGTGTAAATCAACTGCGTAATATACTGAAgtatgtcccaagttattgcttccattactttttgatgatttttaataaatatacacatacctgtgaaagaaatacagttgaaattgataaaagggaATATACCAAAGATATCTTCATGGaacaattattatcattttccaCTCATAAAAGTAATTTCACAGGGACGATAACAAACTAACGgggatttataatgggaaatgtttacatcttttctccattcggaagtacttgggatacatcgcacaattttttaacgttatcatccgggcttattaatggctgatgcaatgcaaattCCCCGTatactttctatttttggatgtgtattgaaacctgaagagGTAGAGAGGgctttcaaaacagataatctggacatttttcaaattaatggatGAACTTAATTTGAGCACAAagttatttatgattatcgaaatatcaagcaaaaagaggtggaagcaaaaacccgAGACAGAGAATagaataactacatgtatagacaTAGTATGATTAAAAAGTACCATATTCCAGACACTTATTTCTTTAATctaattaacaatattttaatactttgatattttgatactttgatattttttacgtTATAATGAACCACgtaaatatgcatgtttatgCTCTTTTTTGTCTTGTTAATAgatatatttaaggaatgaagcggtttataaaaaagcataaactgttccaaaccattttatatcgtataaaactaataaatattgaattcattccttataatttaatttatttgctatcaattgttgataaaaacggccatttgatctttaaaatgacatcaaattgaacaaaattcaaacgtaacgtcaggcggattgatacgtttttgacgttagtcttactatgacgtagacaacattctttatacgatataaaataaaaattttaaccaatcagaaagcgtgtCACAACCAGAATTAAGTTATTATGAACTGAGTGTTGTAAGCATTAAGCGCAAACTTCACATATGAATTAAAATCTGAATTCCGGTCCCATGGTAGCTAGGTGTTTAAAAACTTGACTTTTTTCCTGCACATATACCCCTGTGTGAGCGTCGAACATAGGTCTTTATatttacagtaccgatcagacccagcctaacaccagagtaaaccctaactaaaccccgggtttactttgggtttactttttgaaaatttgggtccactcggggtttactttgggtttactcgagaattgcttttggagtcaactatacgcactgaagtgtgaaacagacatgtattttatcttatcatcctactgcctgttaCATAATTCCTGCCCCtcgtatattccgaatacacatgtagcgtctgctttcagggtattcttctgatcggggtttattctctgtgtccactctgggtttacttggggtttactcttggtccactctagtaaacccagagtaaacctagaaagtaaacccagggtttagttggggtttactttctgtttggctgggtctgatcggtactgtatctAAAGACGTCATTATATAGATGAGAATCTTGACTGGTCATAGCAGAATAAAACACCTCTCAGATAACATTTGGTTTACCATGAGcatgtatttatgtatttgTCAGTCGATTAAAAATGCCATCAAAGTACATGCACACTCACCTTTTCACACAGAGTTCATATATACATACGTAAATATCACATCTTAGACAACGGGAACAGAATAAAAACcgatatttaacaaaaattaatatgaccatgattgttttattaattatgcAGTTTAGTGGAATCAAACTGTTATTGCAAAACTGAGAATTCTATTGTCACACAATTTTTTTCCGATATTTTTCAACAGGGAGAGTTTCTGTGGTTCTCTCACAAAACTGTACAATTTCACCATACGTTGATGAATGCGGAAATGCAGGACTACTTTGGAACTGTAGTGGATCAGGTTTTAACAGATTGCCAACAGCGTTTCCTCGCGAGTTGAAAAATCAGAATGTTGCTTTGGATCTCTCCTTCAATCGATTTTCTTCTGTGACGAAGGATACATTTGACCAGATAGCTTCCTATTCCAATGTGACTTCAGTAATTCTCCATCACAATGATATTACTGAGATTGGAAATCTGGCATTTCATGATTTGTCAAATTTATTCAGCTTAGACCTTTCTAGCTCCAATCTTGAAAAAGATAAAATCGATACCGATGCGTTCTCTGCTATATCTAAACTCAAAATTCTGCGAATAGATCAGAATAATTTTCATTACCAAGGTTACCCAGATATCTCAATGTCCAAGCTTCATTCATTGCAACTTTTGAAAATTGACGTTTTTAGGAATTTTTCGTTCACAAAACTATTTGAAGAacttaaaaatttatcaaaacttgAATTTTATTGTATCGGCAGTCTTAGCTTAACCAATAGTTCGTTTTATGGACTCAGACTTTCCCCAATCTATAGCATTGATATGAATTTCTTTGGTCATGTGAACCGTGACGTCACTGGAGATCTATTTTGCTCATTTCCTTACATTACTGATGACGTCATTTTGAATTTTGGCGGAAAATGCAACCTTTCTATTGTCCTTCGATCCCTAAAATGCTTACAGCATCGTGAAATAGATAATATTTCCATAACACATACCAGAGATGTTAGCCGAAGTGAACTGATTATCTTCGATGATTGGTCAACAGAGTATTTCATAAACATATGCGTTAGTAATCTCACGTTACGTCATAATGGCATTTATGGTATTAAGAGAAATATATACAATACCAAGTTATGGAATTGTTTAGAATACTTTGATTTAAGTTACAATCGAATAGTTTTTATAGATTGTACATCGGATATTGCTCTCTTAACTTTTCCAAAGATTCGAGGATTCAACCAGTGTTGTAATGACCGTCGAGGAGAATTAATGTACAGTCCTTACAATGCATCACAACAGAAATATCCTTCTATAACTATAACTTTACCAAATACACTAGAAGTGCTCGACCTTTCTGAAAACTATGTTCACAATGCAATAAAATGGGGACCGTTTGTTACATTTAAAGCCAAAAacttgttaaaattttatttacagaaCACCAATGCCCCCCTCGTGTCTTGGATCTTTGCTTTTCCGTCCTTAGAAACACTCGATTTATCTGAAAacagttttgaaaatatcaattcTGAAATATTTCAAGGCGTAAGAAATCTTCGACAATTGTATGCAGTAAACGTTCGCcttaattttcaaaagaatttgatttccaaaggtttgtttaaaaatctgaaataccTAACAAAACTTGATATTTCGAAGAATAGTTTGACTTTTCTACCGAGGTCTCTATTTAAAGACCAAAAGAAACCTTTAAAGGAAATCTATCTAGACAACAACATGCTTTCTGTCCTTCCAAATTCTCTAATGGATTTAGAAGGGTTATGCATACTCTCTGTCCGGTACAACTTGATTTCAAAATTCTCCGAGAATGATCAAAACCTACTTAATGATATGGAAAATATCTCAATTTATTTAGAAGGAAATCCGATTTCTTGCGCATGCTTTAACACTCAGTCTTTGAAATGGATGAAAGATCATCAGCACATGTTTCCTGATCGCTTCAACGTTCTCTGTATAGAGAGTAAAAATCCTATTGTTGAATTATTTGAAGACCAAACATGGCGAAACTTCGAACTAGATTGTCAGTCAAAGGAATGGCTTACATTTTCTGCTGTATTGCTAGTTTTGACAATGTTAACATTTGCCATCATTGTTGCCATTAAAAGATACCGTGTCCATTTAGAATACGTAATTCTcagattaaaaaacaaatggaaAGGTATACCTTTACGCAAACCTGACAACAATTTTCTGTATGATGTTTATGTATCATATAGTGACCTGGACTATTTATGGGTCACAAAAACATTATATCCaatattaaaaagattaaacGTAAAACCATGCCTGGATGAAGATATTTATGGAGGCCGTACTATATTAGAAGGGATTGTAAATCGTATTAACGAGTGCAGGAAAGTAATGTTTGTCGTAAGTGAGAGCTTTTTGGACATAGGACAATCTTCCATTGAGGTTCGAACAGCAATTACCCATGCTGTTCACAACCAATTTCAAGGATACATTGTTGTTTTGATAAAGGATGGATTTCCTCTTGAAAGGCTTCCAGACGAACTGAAAAACATATGGTGGTGCATTGAATACTTCGGATGGTCAGAGGAGGAACATAACGAAGTTATACTTAAGAAACTGACCGATATATTCAAACCTGAGTGAACAGGTCTGTGGATCAGTGCCCGAAAGTGAGAGTACAGCAATACAGTAACTTAAATAACTTAATTTACAATGGACTGCCTGAATAACATACCgaatacagaaaaatattcgTTTTATCCCATCCCCTACCGCCTTCGTTGTCAGCGGACGAATTTAAGACTGAcgaattcttttaaattacTGTACTTATTAGAATGAGTACCCATTACAAAACTGTGTTTGGGCTATTTGAAATCGAAGCAAAATGTAGAAAGGCTAAAACAgacggggcaaaaataaccctgtttacatgtacattatcatTTATAGCAAATCGTCTGTTGTGTTTTCTGGTAACCTCTTGAATAAGGTTTGTTCTATGTTCTAAACTTGTTTTTTAGTGGTCAGTATCATTGTTTGTATGAGTAGAAATTGTATTTAGgtctttatttaataaaaaacaaagacCAAACTATATGGaattgttttattcatattgAAAACGTAGCTATTAATGGCAAATGGTCAGATGGAAAGACTTCGCTCGGTGGCAAATTTAATCTCATTTCTTCTTCTAGTAGAAAGTCCAAAACTGAAATGGCGTCCAACCCGTGTCTCTGAGAGCTATCCGGTGGACCCTTATAAAATATGTAGTCCAAACAACAACAGAAATCCGCGTCCAGATTGGTTATCCTAGGTTCATCTCCCTAAAATATATTACAGCAGTGTATTATCATCTAAATGAGGTTTTTCGAAAtgaattgttgatttttttttcaataagcgCCTTAAAATAAAGCGTTAAATTGCGAGCTGTTTTTTCCATTAAAACTTTAGTTATATAATTGATGGTTCTATAATATGATAATTCCAAATCCGCattatgcaaaaaataaataaaaatgaatgatgtcgatttttgtaactaaatttttaagtatacatctcttatttattaaaagtaaaatggCATTTTATCAGTGATCAAAAATTAAGAggttgaaaataatatttatatttattatactttcatgtttaacattgaaatctgattggtttagacgcctttgataatctgttctattaccctcagcgttagcaacacacttagcaacgggtaacacaacgaattgttacatgcacgtaaAATATGCGCGTACGTTTCGCcaaagaattcacgtcattcatatataaaagtagtaaatttttctttaaaattaagacattcagtataataaaatgaatagtgccCGTTTAGGAGAGTAagtgttgaaattgacaccctcgaaaaccattgtcaaccgacgcttcgcgtcggttgacaatagttttcaaCTGCATATTTTATCATCTTGAATCAAATCCTTTTTTTGGATACTTGGCAGTGGGAATGCATTAAATGAACTATTTTGGTTTAGGGACAATACATAATTGTTGATTTAAGTTTTCGTATGAATTGTTATTAATATCTGTAAGTTTGCCACATTGCGCAGTCAGGTTGCTCGCAGACAAGTAACCATTGAGTTCCATATATCCAGAGAGTTTGAATGGTAGAAATACAACTACAAATATGTTATACTAATACTGTACCAATATTGTCTTATATGCACTCTTGAAAATTAGTTCCTCGCCTTCCAATCCATTTAAAAGTTAGTTTCTGGAGGGTGGCCATCTTTATCAtggagataaaaaaaacacataaacaAGTAAATATCCTATATGGTCACCGAGTCTTAacaatgtttttactttttgaaaaattaaaaaaaagcataatTTGGTTGTCATTATTGGGAAAAGGAAAAAACACCTTCCGAACCTTGATATGATTttctgtttgaatttttttcttgttttcatcCCCAATGTTACCGCTCACAATGAGTTCGTATGCTGCCTCACATGGTTCTGTGTTGAAATATCCACAAAAAATTGTTATGTTACTGCCTGTGTGTTTTTGTTGAAATTCTCGCATGGCTACCAAGCAACAAAATGCCTTAAAAGAAGCGGacaaccttttaaaaaaaacaaaaaaaaaacaaacaaacaaaacggGTATGGTTCTTAAAGCATTAACTTATGGGGAAAATTGTACAAGAGTTGCATAGGATTATAATGGTACCGGTGCTTGTTTGTCTAATATTCTAACCTGAATACAGCGCACATCAGAAATGTGAGCACTTTCCCACACGAGGTGCGTGTTGCAGACGACAATGGTTCTACCGGAAGTCACGTGTTCAAGCATACTGAGTAAGGCGACATCACATCGGTCGATATAACGAGAGAAGTGGTTTGTTTCCTCTTGGTCGTCCGATAAAATCtagtgtttgaaaaaaaatatagaaacacTTCAATATAGAAACAAGAATGACGTACATATccattcatatatttcaagttaATAACAAAACTATTGATTCGTTAAACTTAAAAGGTATACTGTGGAATGTTCATAGGAGAAAATTGTCGTAGCGTTCTTTGGTAACCCTTACCCGAGACCGTACATGTTTCTCAAAGAACGTATATACATACAAgcatatgtttaatatttataaaaagttttCTGAACTCCTACCAACGAATTTACGTCTCAaaccaggaaaattttggctaccctTGATCACTGCCCtccacgaataaaaatgattccacaataaTTATGTCGTTTGTTCACACGTCAAGATAACTGTGTGAAACAGATTTCAGATGACGTtagtaaatatatgtatgcacCTTAAACGCAATTTCTCCAAGTTTGTAAGCAACATTATCCTTAAGAGTAAACTTGGACGTGTTGTAAAATGTGGCACATCCTTCGTCATTCTTGTCAAATGTTCTTTTGGAATAGACTCCATCATACCCtaatctattaaaaaagaaaattaaataaaaatctagCATTGCGCAGTTTCTCTCTCCTAAAAATGCATTAACTTCATAAAAATACTTCATATCTAATAGCATCTATCTTATCGAACATTAACCACTggtcatacatttttttttaatcttacgTTTACAAATCATAAAGTAATGAGGATTTGGGAATATTTTTAATGCAATGAAATGCAATTTTTAGCGTTTCATGCGAATGTAAAGATTGCGAGCATTGCAAAAAAAACGGAACATAATCAGTCTGCGGAAATGAAACAATTGCAAGACAATTAATACCTGTAAAAGACATGAATACAATGAAACCTAAGTTAAATCTTGAGTAAAAGGTGTATGAAATAGATCAACAATGATTTAATAGGTTgctatgatatacatgtatatgttacttTTGCATTTCCGGATTTAGTGTATCTTGATAGTATCCGGGTCCTACTTCCTGTAAACATATTACGTCACAATTGGAATACCGAAGTTCTTCTAGCAGACTTTTATGACGAGCATCGATGTGTAGATGGGCGGGGTCTCTATAGGGGTACGTCGTTGGCTGTATATGGCAGTCAGCCAAAACATTGTAGCTCATCAATGAGAACGTCCGCTCtggtgtgacgtcatcaatatctGACGTGCTCACTTCTTTCCTTTTTGGAAAGCTTGGTGGCGCCTTCTCCTTGCTCATGGCAATTTTCTATATTGCGTCATGTATTCAAAGATAAACATATTCTATTGTTATACATGTGACAGCAATAAAATGTActcatttcattaaaatatttctttgacaTACAAAAAAGAAACACCTTCGTTTCAATATTTCCAAAGAGACGAAATCTGGATAGAATATATTTAATCCAAAACATCCTTATGAAACATGTATAATTCAAGTAGggtatttttcaactttttgaaacaaaaacaatactTGTTAAAGATGCTTTACAGAGATGGGGTAAAGGTAATGTGCAATGGTCATTAAgtgtaatttatttaaaattctgaTGAAATTGAAAGTGATGTGTTATTGACCAGACTTTCAAATTatatgtaattgtaatttaattagtaactttcaattttataaaaaaaaaattgtatctgTGCTACCGGCTTgtattcaataaatttattttctcaaaCTTAATTTGTAATT from Magallana gigas chromosome 9, xbMagGiga1.1, whole genome shotgun sequence includes these protein-coding regions:
- the LOC136271370 gene encoding toll-like receptor 6 — encoded protein: MYSPYNASQQKYPSITITLPNTLEVLDLSENYVHNAIKWGPFVTFKAKNLLKFYLQNTNAPLVSWIFAFPSLETLDLSENSFENINSEIFQGVRNLRQLYAVNVRLNFQKNLISKGLFKNLKYLTKLDISKNSLTFLPRSLFKDQKKPLKEIYLDNNMLSVLPNSLMDLEGLCILSVRYNLISKFSENDQNLLNDMENISIYLEGNPISCACFNTQSLKWMKDHQHMFPDRFNVLCIESKNPIVELFEDQTWRNFELDCQSKEWLTFSAVLLVLTMLTFAIIVAIKRYRVHLEYVILRLKNKWKGIPLRKPDNNFLYDVYVSYSDLDYLWVTKTLYPILKRLNVKPCLDEDIYGGRTILEGIVNRINECRKVMFVVSESFLDIGQSSIEVRTAITHAVHNQFQGYIVVLIKDGFPLERLPDELKNIWWCIEYFGWSEEEHNEVILKKLTDIFKPE
- the LOC136271371 gene encoding uncharacterized protein, with protein sequence MSKEKAPPSFPKRKEVSTSDIDDVTPERTFSLMSYNVLADCHIQPTTYPYRDPAHLHIDARHKSLLEELRYSNCDVICLQEVGPGYYQDTLNPEMQKLGYDGVYSKRTFDKNDEGCATFYNTSKFTLKDNVAYKLGEIAFKILSDDQEETNHFSRYIDRCDVALLSMLEHVTSGRTIVVCNTHLVWESAHISDVRCIQAFCCLVAMREFQQKHTGSNITIFCGYFNTEPCEAAYELIVSGNIGDENKKKIQTENHIKTR